One Candidatus Sulfurimonas baltica DNA segment encodes these proteins:
- the rfbA gene encoding glucose-1-phosphate thymidylyltransferase RfbA, whose translation MKGIILAGGSGTRLYPITKGVSKQLMPIYDKPMIYYPLSVLMLSGITEVLIISTPKDLPRFEELLGDGSDIGMKFSYVVQPSPDGLAQAFILGEEFIGNDDVCLVLGDNIFYGHGLTNLLSTSVKNASEENKATVFGYYVSDPERYGVAEFDKAGNVTSIEEKPTEPKSNYAVIGLYFYPNDVVKKAKNVKPSDRGELEITTLNQDYLNENRLKVELMGRGYAWLDTGTHESLLEASQFIQTIENRQSLKVACIEEIAYEMGYISKEKLLELAEPLKKNQYGQYLIRRASQPRGLR comes from the coding sequence ATGAAAGGAATAATTTTAGCAGGAGGGTCTGGTACAAGACTTTACCCTATAACTAAAGGCGTCTCCAAGCAGTTAATGCCTATCTATGATAAACCAATGATATACTATCCGCTTTCTGTACTAATGCTTTCTGGTATAACTGAAGTTTTAATAATTTCCACTCCAAAAGACCTACCAAGATTTGAAGAATTATTAGGTGATGGGTCTGATATTGGTATGAAATTCTCTTATGTGGTTCAACCAAGTCCAGATGGTCTTGCTCAGGCATTTATTTTAGGAGAAGAGTTTATTGGCAATGATGATGTATGTTTAGTACTCGGTGATAATATATTTTATGGTCATGGATTAACAAATCTTCTATCAACAAGCGTAAAAAATGCATCTGAGGAAAATAAAGCCACCGTGTTTGGATACTACGTAAGTGACCCGGAGCGTTATGGTGTTGCTGAGTTTGATAAAGCTGGTAATGTAACTTCTATTGAAGAAAAACCTACTGAGCCAAAGTCAAACTATGCAGTAATCGGTCTTTACTTTTACCCTAACGATGTGGTAAAAAAAGCGAAAAATGTTAAACCTAGTGACAGAGGTGAATTAGAAATCACAACTCTAAACCAAGACTACTTAAATGAGAATAGGCTCAAAGTTGAACTTATGGGAAGAGGTTATGCTTGGCTTGATACTGGAACTCATGAGTCTTTGCTGGAGGCTTCTCAGTTTATACAAACTATTGAAAATCGTCAGTCACTAAAAGTTGCCTGTATAGAAGAAATAGCCTATGAGATGGGATACATCTCAAAAGAAAAACTTTTGG